One Cucumis sativus cultivar 9930 chromosome 1, Cucumber_9930_V3, whole genome shotgun sequence DNA segment encodes these proteins:
- the LOC101218222 gene encoding probable plastid-lipid-associated protein 4, chloroplastic isoform X2: protein MAMAVALSSSTATPTTKLWPPSTSQPPRFLLPIIPSNPSSNTNLLTSSPSHKWRLRISFFPAFLNKGKGNNVTALKQELLQAIEPLDRGAEATPEDQEMVDQISRKLEAVNPTKEPLKSDLLNGKWELIYTTSRSILQTERPKFLRSKLNYQGINVDSLRAQNMESWPFFNQIPVKAPGRARGELEITYLDEELRISRGDKGNLFILKMIDPSYRVPV, encoded by the exons ATGGCTATGGCTGTGGCCTTATCTTCATCTACAGCTACTCCAACCACCAAACTCTGGCCTCCTTCAACATCGCAACCACCCAGGTTTCTCCTTCCTATTATTCCCTCAAACCCGTCTTCAAACACTAACCTCCTCACTTCTTCACCTTCTCACAAGTGGAGGCTCAGAATCTCTTTCTTTCCCGCCTTTTTGAACAAAGGGAAAGGAAATAATGTCACTGCTCTTAAACAGGAACTTCTTCAGGCAATTGAGCCCCTTGATCGAGGAGCTGAGGCCACTCCTGAAGATCAGGAAATGGTTGATCAG ATATCACGCAAGCTTGAAGCAGTCAACCCTACAAAGGAACCACTCAAATCTGACTTACTAAATGGAAAATGGGAGCTCATATATACTACTTCAAGATCAATTCTGCAAACTGAG AGGCCCAAGTTTTTAAGGTCAAAACTAAACTATCAAGGAATCAATGTAGATTCTCTCAGAGCTCAAAATATGGAATCTTGGCCGTTCTTCAACCAG ATACCGGTCAAAGCACCTGGAAGAGCCCGCGGTGAACTTGAGATCACATATTTGGATGAAGAGTTGCG AATATCCAGAGGTGACAAAGGGAATCTCTTTATCTTGAAGATGATTGATCCTTCTTATCGAGTTCCTGTGTAA
- the LOC101218222 gene encoding probable plastid-lipid-associated protein 4, chloroplastic isoform X1 has product MAMAVALSSSTATPTTKLWPPSTSQPPRFLLPIIPSNPSSNTNLLTSSPSHKWRLRISFFPAFLNKGKGNNVTALKQELLQAIEPLDRGAEATPEDQEMVDQISRKLEAVNPTKEPLKSDLLNGKWELIYTTSRSILQTERPKFLRSKLNYQGINVDSLRAQNMESWPFFNQVTADLKPLNSRKVAVQFDTFKILGLIPVKAPGRARGELEITYLDEELRISRGDKGNLFILKMIDPSYRVPV; this is encoded by the exons ATGGCTATGGCTGTGGCCTTATCTTCATCTACAGCTACTCCAACCACCAAACTCTGGCCTCCTTCAACATCGCAACCACCCAGGTTTCTCCTTCCTATTATTCCCTCAAACCCGTCTTCAAACACTAACCTCCTCACTTCTTCACCTTCTCACAAGTGGAGGCTCAGAATCTCTTTCTTTCCCGCCTTTTTGAACAAAGGGAAAGGAAATAATGTCACTGCTCTTAAACAGGAACTTCTTCAGGCAATTGAGCCCCTTGATCGAGGAGCTGAGGCCACTCCTGAAGATCAGGAAATGGTTGATCAG ATATCACGCAAGCTTGAAGCAGTCAACCCTACAAAGGAACCACTCAAATCTGACTTACTAAATGGAAAATGGGAGCTCATATATACTACTTCAAGATCAATTCTGCAAACTGAG AGGCCCAAGTTTTTAAGGTCAAAACTAAACTATCAAGGAATCAATGTAGATTCTCTCAGAGCTCAAAATATGGAATCTTGGCCGTTCTTCAACCAG GTCACAGCAGACTTGAAGCctttaaattcaagaaaagtAGCTGTTCAATTTGACACATTCAAAATTCTTGGTCTG ATACCGGTCAAAGCACCTGGAAGAGCCCGCGGTGAACTTGAGATCACATATTTGGATGAAGAGTTGCG AATATCCAGAGGTGACAAAGGGAATCTCTTTATCTTGAAGATGATTGATCCTTCTTATCGAGTTCCTGTGTAA